Below is a genomic region from Medicago truncatula cultivar Jemalong A17 chromosome 3, MtrunA17r5.0-ANR, whole genome shotgun sequence.
GTAATCAGTTATGAAACAAACATCAAGCAAAGAGACTGACCTTCAGAGGAACCTCATTATTCCAAATAGCATATGTGTGATCAACTGCCAAAATATTGATCGATGACAACATGTAATTATAAGAACTTGAAATATTGTAATTGTTGAAATCATGTAAGCCAGAGCCACCCATATTAggctgcaaaacaatattaattaaaatcttaCAGCACTCCCTAACTTGATCTTCCTCCGAAGCCAGTAACTTACGCTGCCATTTCCAAACTCAACCATCCTCCCCCCACCCAAGAGAGTATATTTCAGCAATCGTTGCCCTTTTATTATCAACAAGATAATAAAGGCaactaaaattacattttaaaatcataCCATCAATCCACGGATCTTACCAAACTAAAGTTTCAGTACCATTACCAGCCTTCAGCCATAAATTATAATCAAACCAACGACGAACTCCTACACCAACTCCACTTTTAATATCAATCAAATTATTCCACCAAATTGAATTGCCACTTCCATCCTCCGATATACATCCTTCTTCCTCCCATCCTCTACTATTTCAAGTAGTTTAGCATCGTTATCTCTTTCAACCATGTTGAATTAATCTCCATTAAACAAAGCATTTTCCACATTTTCCCTCTTTCAAACTCAAAAGGCTAGTATTAAAATTTAAGTGATAAAAAgcaatttataaattttttttgcataaagagcaattttcaaaataccTATTATGGGagctataatttttattatttttaccaaTGCGGTTTATTGTCTTTTTATTGGGGtaatagtcactttagtccttgaATGTGTAGCAAGTAGTAACAATAGTACTTcaatatattgaaaatttaaaatagtcttttgaTTGTGCattttgttagtcaaaataatcctcgatattaaaatagtcatttattATTGACATTAAGTCTATTCATATATGGATTAATATCACAATAGCTAAGTATATACAAGGACTGATATGACAATAAGTAAATATATTGGAAAACAGATATGAAAATTggtttactttttatttttttttcattttttttttccggagtTCGTCTATGTcctccaattttttgtttttccatttttcttcaataaatttTAGTACTAAAAAAGATTATATATCATGACAATAAATTAAAGTCAGACTTTATGAAACTTACGGgttttcttcaatttctttctttatgTCTCATATTGCGTTTATTTTTTCCGTAGTTTATTATGGATAGAGCTTAATCATTGTTTGcttattactacctccgtccctaattataagactcttttgaaaaaaattgtccctttttataagacctctttagtatttccaagtacattgattatttctttactaacatatacccttatttattttgcatcttttttattcaatcaacaataaatattgtgttgaaaacataaattaactctctctcttaaggataaaattgtaaaaacaatagtaataatatacaaatttaatattacaaCCAACTTTCATAATCTCCGTAATTTTGGCAAAAGACTCATATATTTAGAGACGGAGGTAGTAGTTTTTTCtacattaatataaaataaatgctTAGCTTAATTAACATGTCAtatcaaacttttaaaaatatgtcATCGTGAACTTattagttggtagggacaatgcataatatatgcaaggtccggattCATAtctcgaccaccacaaaaaaaaaaaacttttaaaaatatcacGAGACTTTAAAAATCTATTAAGAAAATCAAAGGCCTTGCAATCTTTTAATAGTTCATAGTTTTTTTGAAGAGCTTAATAGTTTGTTGTGAATAGCCTTTTTAATAAGGAAAGTCGCACAGAGAAAATAGATCAAATCCAATTCCTGAGATGGCATTGATCTATATAAtagggaaaataaaaaatctgcAGGGGagattattctttaaaaataagatCGCTGTGAACTTCATGTCCTAGCAAAATAAGATCTCAAATGTAATTGTGCTCTTGCGTATTACTAGGTTTTCAGTTAGTTTTAAGTGATGTATTAAATTCTTAGTTTTTGTCTGTGTCTCCGTATCTAGGGTTATCTCTCTTGCATAAAAgtttaaaacttattttttgtataaattttgTTTGTAGAATGATTTTGAACAATTGTGGGTTGAAAAgacaaattaatgaaaatatggtttaaaaagacaattttaaaagtttttttttactaatgaaTCTAATCATGTTTCTATCAATTGATTCAAACCATTTCGTATCATATCAAAAACGTACTCTCTTTTGAATGAATCGAATCATGAATCAATTCATTCTTCATCAAGATCATTTGTTCTTGGTGATCATCGTGTGAATAAATTTAATCTTCTTGTGAACCAGGTATCATTTTTGAACTTATGAAACGAATGATGACTTATTGTGAATCGATTCATAGAGTGGTTTTACACATTTTTTCATCATTTGCTAGTTCTTAGTTCAAAAATTGGAGATTAGGAATTTCGTAGCAAATTAGTAGCCAAGTTGCTTGTATAAAACTCAGTAGCACTAGTATAAATCATGATGTtatctttcttcctttttctcctttacattttttttttgtaaatataaaatgaaacgTGATGATCATGCATATGGTTGATTGAAGAATTTGTTTTCTCAATCACATAACAAATTGCAATCATCTTGATTGCAATTTTATCATAGATTCAATTTGTTGTATATTTGTGTAGGTAGCGATTTGTTGTATACAGTTTAGGTTtgatttcaaattaatttattgcacaagattattaattttattggcTAAAGTTTAGGGAAATTAATTTTACAGCCATAGATCATTATGTTATTAAATTGAGAATTTCTTGTTTAAGATTGAATGATAACATTAATCTCCATTGCTAAATCATTTTGGTTTTATCTTTTTCCTATCTTTTGTGATTTACATTTGTTTTGttgcactattaacccttttttaaaCCACGTTTCCGAATAACTAAACTCCTAAGATCGATTCAACATCAAAATCGTTCTTATTTGTCATACAAACCAAcatcaaaatcatataattaatttttatttattaatttttagcACATAGCACGATTTTACACTCATACCTCATATATATGCTATGCTCTTGACCTGGCCATAGATAAGGCAAGATACAACTTGGCCTTGCCCATACATTgtacaaaaattattaatacaACAAAGCATTACTAACTAAGACTTCCTATTTTGTAGATATAAATAAGCCTTAAAGTTGTATTTTCATGCTTTAGAAATGGATGTTATCTTCTGCTGGAGGATGCCTATGCGTCGGTGATTCCTTTCGTGGTGGCTTGTGCACTGGTGATTCCTTTTGTGGTGGCTTATTAACCGGTGGATCCTTGTGTGGTGGCTTGTGGACCGGCGGTTCCTTGTGTGGTGGCTTATTCACCGGTGGTTCCTTGTGTGATGGCTTATTCACCGGTGGTTTCGTTTGTGGTGGCCTATAAGCAGGATAAAGGTAATATTCAGCAAAGCCTTGAGGAACAAGGACAAGagcagaaaagaaaaacactaatATGGACAGCGAAAAGGAAGCCATTTTAAGTAGTAATTTTAATGTTAGTGCATATAACATATAGGGATTTAGGGAATAATCAGGTTTTATAGTAGTTAGGGGCCTCAATGGAAGTGCAATGTCTCGACCGATTTAATAGGTTATTATTACTATAGATCAATAAACTAATAATTAATCACTCTATGTAATGTCAAAATTTGTGTCGAATATTAACAAAGAACGTATTGGTGTACGtggaatattatttaaaaaatgtaatattcaATTTGGATAAATTCAATTTTGgccttgaaataaaaaatagctTTAGGCACTAGACCCGTTAGTATTATTATTGGCCATGGCATGCCAAACCATAAGGCTCCTTGTAAAGTAATAGATTTAGGCctgcaatttatttatttatttattttttttatggaaggcctgcaattttttaatttctttatatcATTTAATTAGACCTCCAAATTTGGgtatctaattttttataacttaACATGAGCAATATctttaaaacataaattatagaAGTTCATACTTGTGGTTGCAAGTACTCGGATGAAATCTGTCAACAAAAAAGGACTCCGATGAAAATTTACACCGGCAActataattgtaaaaataaaataaaaaatcttagaTGCATTTTTTAGATGTTTTCTATgattatttttaactaaaaatacaccTTTTTAGATATAACAAACATTGAGAAAACCATGAATTTGAGGAAACCGTGATCAATTTAggtaagaaccatacgaaaagaaCCGAAGCAAGAAAATATAAATCTCTACTATATACAAGAGAATTTAAAAGTTTAGGttgacttttttcttttctattttaccCTTCAAGCTTCAGGAAAGTAACATTCAAACATGGATACTCACATTCACATATGATGAAAGAATTATagtaaaaagtgaaaatatgTGGATCAAATTTTCACCAGTTATTCTATagagaaaatgatgatgattatgatgagtATATTCCTCAAAAAGCGCCAATACTTTAAAATCGATCACCTCCATTACCATAATGTATGTTGGAAAGATGAATTTGTCAACCCTTACTAGTACATTTTCCTCTATTCCTTCTACATTTGTTCATGAACAATATGCAAGATCGACTTTCGCCTCACATGGTTGTAACTTCACAAATCCGATTTTATTGAACGTAGATAATGTTATCAGGTTGAAACTGGATCCTAAGTCACATTTGCTCTATCTATTTAAACATCACCAATGTAAACTATAATATTGAAGCAACCAGGAACCTCTAAATTTAGGGGAGGTTTCCTTTTAAAAATCACATGAAAATTCTGTTATAGAAAACAATTCTTCATCAAATGACATGACTTTCAACATTAGAATATCTTTAAGGAATTTTACACAACACAAACTTTGTGCTAGCATTTCTTTGACCATCATTTTAATATTAAGCTTTGACAATACTTTCAATAGTTGTTGGAAATTTTCTTCTTCCACCGTTGTATTATCTTTCTCCTTCATATTCTCCATTTCATTCATTAGATTTTTTGTTGCCATTTTTTCTCCCTTAGAATTGATTTACACCTTCATAAGTGGGTCTTCCTCCTCGCTATGTTCTTCACTTGGATATTCCTGTTCACTTTCATCCTCgatttcatttttcttcgtATCCTTCTCCTCTTCCTCACTCACAAGTCCTCCTCGCTCAACTTTATTAACCACAACATGTCTTCTTTCTACCCCTGCCAATTTGAATACTTAACTTATGGGGTTTGCATGGGTAGTACCTGATAAATCACTGTATTTCGGGGTGGGATATTAACTGCATTGTTTGCTTCATTTTTAGCTAGCCGAATGTATTTTTAGATGGCCCTCATGGtcctttcaattttcaagtCAAAGAGTAAGGTACCTGAATCTGCACCATGAATGAACAAATCTTTAGTAGAGTCGCGtgataaaaagaaacaaaagtagaacaaaaacagaagaaaaaaacgaTTTTTATAAGATGAAATAAAACTGAAACtaatcattgttttattttttttactaagaattagaaaaaacaacaagtaaaaagataaaatactactaaaaaataaaaataaaaactaactaaattaacaccaaatatttttagttgtttttgaaatataataaagaaaaacaaaatcaaataaaaaaaactaaaaattatacAAGCAAGTAAAGCGAATTGATCGTTGCAAAGATCAACAATCTTCGCCAACGACACCAAATACTTGATAATTGATTTGGCAAGTGCGCCAAAGCTTTCAAGTAATATAGTAGTAAGTGTATCGTCCCACATGGATTGTTGTTTTCAACTAGGCAATTTATTaaacttataattaaaaattgtaaGGTGCAACTGAAAGTGGCAGCTCatattacaaaataataaacTCAGTACAGTCGATCAAAGTAAGCAGGGTGGTTCTCCCCCATGTATATAATTTCCTAAAAAGATTGATTGATCTTACCGAAATGAGGTTATATGCCAAAGTAAGCATGGTGGTTTTCCCATCCATACTTGTATAAAAAGGTTGGTAGTCCTACCAAGTTGATAACAAACAACTGGAGTACGCGAGGTGTTATAAAATTCATTGCTTagtttttttcgtttttctttATTACTGCAGCTCCAATAATTAAACAAGTCATTATCATAAGAGGAGATTTTATCTCTTGTAAAGAGCTCTATATTTTCTTCATGTTCATTCTCACCCAAAATAGGTTGTGTTGAGGATGACTCAAAATTTGGTGTTTGAAAAATGttggaatcgtgacacgattttggcatCGTGGCACAATTTTCTAGGCAGTGCGCATGGTTTTTAGGGTGTCCAATCGTGACAtgattttgggaaaacgtgacacgattttcggcTTGCTGGGcaagttttcaggataaggttggtcgtaccttgggtcgtacgcaccaaCCGTGTCACGGTTgtggaaaacgtgacacgattttgctcGGATTTGAACAAAATATAAGCATTCTTTGACCCATTTGTTGAGTAAGCTTggtgaatctcatggaaaccaaaggagggaacttttagggttttagatactaaaggttgagggtctttgggtgAGGTTCAAAGCTTCAAGATGTAAATCTTGGAGAATCAAAAGAGGGGGCTCTTGGGAAAAGGGGGTGTGCCTATTGGGGAAGATTCATGGGGTTGGGAAACACATGAGTGGAGAGTCTTTTGTGAGCAACTTGGGTGAGTCTTGTGAAACCAAAAGAGATGATCTTTAGTGAAATCAAAGGCTAAGGGTTGGTTCTCTTTTGGTggttagattctagagttggaaaacaattgtaaacaccttgggtgagtgaaaatcattgagtgtttTGTTctttggtgagattgggaaaatgggtagaaattagggttgttcattgTGAGCTtattgaagctaatttcttgtaactcatttgtatctctttgtaagaactcattgatagtggattggagagatcaatctctacTCCAGAGTAGGTgaagtttggaccgaactgggtcaac
It encodes:
- the LOC25490361 gene encoding early nodulin-12 precursor, whose protein sequence is MLYALTLKLLLKMASFSLSILVFFFSALVLVPQGFAEYYLYPAYRPPQTKPPVNKPSHKEPPVNKPPHKEPPVHKPPHKDPPVNKPPQKESPVHKPPRKESPTHRHPPAEDNIHF